The segment TGCATTAGGAAAATAAAGTAGCAAATTACATTACATGGAAAACTTGCAACTATTTGTGAGTACAGGCGACCAATGAGCACTTTTAACAGTTACAGCCAGCCAAAGGAAAGCAGTGATAATAGTCATAATAATGTCAATAGGAGCAAGTCACTTTTAGATATAATATTCGGTACTAATGTTTCAGAATGGGCTTTTTCTGAAAACGCCTTGATGAAAGCTATGGATTTGAAAatagaacaagaaaagactAAGCAGCAATATTATAAACTTGAAAACTTGAATCGTTCGATAGAGTTGTTTAAGCTTGCTTCCAGTTCAGGTCTGCCCATAAATCAAATACATAAACTATTCAATACCGACCATGGCGCACCGGCACCTTCGCCAATGAAGGCAGGGGGCAATCAACTGCATAACAACACGGAAAGTGCACAGCCTTCAGAACATCTGCCCAGATTAAGTGGTTCTATCAAATCTTTAAAACCTTTAAACATGAACACAGTGTCACCAACGCCAATGAGTCGACAGCCCTCTCCATACAAGTTTCCAGCTCCATCCTCCACCAACGGCTTGCCGCACTCCACAGCTACAAATGTACAACGAAGAGCTAATTCTCCCGCAAGAATAGGTGCATCCGCAGTGGCTGCGTTGAATGACAATATTTCCATTAAGGAGGAAGATATGGCTAGGCGGATTCCTTCGGGTACAACATCACAAGAATCGCCCTTAAACAAGAAGCCAACTTCACTTCACAGTCGTAACTTGTCACTCCCAATAGGAAAGTTCACCAATCCTAATATTCCTTCCACAATGACATCCATACTAAGTTTCAACAGAGACCAGCAGCAACCTACATCCCAACTACCCCcgcagcaacagcaacaacaacaacaacaagacTTTCACACGCACAATTTACATACCATACCAAGAAAACCTGGAatggttcaaaaaaagcatAGGCGTGCAAGGTCCACATCCTCCTTTGGAGTGATCGATTTAAGTATTATCGAtgaagcaaaagaaaaacaactACAGAGATCACCGTCCCCGATACATTCCAACGTGCCGGTAGCTCTCACCTCACAGGACAAACCGATTGAATCCAATATGAAGGAACAACCAAATATGCCGCAATCAGTTCGTGAAGGACGCCAAGTGCACGATGACTTGGATGATAGGACATGCAGTGAGAGCAGTAGTAGAAACGAAAGCCCTGTGAGAACCATCACGAAGGATAATTCTGTAGGCAAGATTTTGAACAGTTCCTAAGTGACTGTTATTGTCTTTTTGATGTTCCCCTATGTATGTATACACCCATATATTATATAGATACCCGCCGCATaccaattcaaaaaaagtatacaaatatttgaGATGTTACATCGCTACTTTATAGGTGAGATGCGCTTTTCTGATACGATTAACAATAGAAGTTCTTTATATCTCAGTGATCGATACCCACCAACATGTCAAATTCAtcagttgaaaaattcaaaatttcaaatacCTGATCCTTCTTGTTCGGATGCAAGTGAACCAACACCTTCCTGAAGATGTTATAGAATAACgataatttcttgaaacaTTCATCACATATTTCATCAGCTATCGTCGGTGAAGTTaatttaaataataaattacCTTGAACATCTGTCAGTGCCTGAGGTAGATAATCGTTCAATTTGTCATGTACATTTTTTCTGATCGTGTCTAATTCCATTAATGAATTATCCCTCAGGGCCAGGTACATATCGTAATCCAACTCATCCTTTACCGAGTCCACGGGGAATATCATATTAACCAAATTATTGTAAAGGTCCAAACCTGTATTTTCAAACAGAAACTTTATTTGTAAAGTCTGCATTTGCTTAGTAAACTCATTCAGTTTATCATAAACCCAGTTAGTAATTTCCCGACTATCATCATCTTGTGCAAAGATCCCCTCAAAAGGTTGAAGTCTAGATTTAATCAAATCAAGACAGTTTATCTCTATGGTCAGCAGTGATGCCTttactttttcatttttcttcgccaaaggaaaagatgCTAGCAATTGTTTCATTAAAATACCTTTTATTGGTTGTTCTACAATTGTCTGTAAGTTCTTATATGAGAGCaatttattatcttctGATTCCTCATCTTCGGCCGCATGTGTCTTTTCataaatttcaaataattccactaatttatttatatactcTGAGAGCCACTCTGGTGGCAGTAAATCATCTGAAGAATTTGCTGTTTCCGTGGGAACTGTTTGCTTTATATAATCCTCATAGTATCCAATAATTCTGTGTTTGGAAATGTCTTCTAACGATTGTAAATTATTAATGATAGAACTATCATCCTGAATGCCCTTCCTTTCAAACATAACTCTATAGAGTTTCAATAGCCTAACAATTTCGAAATTGATGATtggattttcttcaaaccTCACGATCTGCTCAATACGAATACGACATGAATTGGATAGTGACTGGATGATATCGTTCAGTAGTTTGTTGTCGATACCGTTCAAGAATGTCCCGTTTTGTTGAAGTATAGAAAGTGGCGTATCTTTTAAATCTTCATCCTGGAAGTTAAATAATGACTTAACAAAATCAGCTTCATTTGCAATGATTGAGTGAACCGACGCCAGTACGTCACCAATATACCTAATTGGATCGTGTGCCGACAGTATGATGGGCTTAGAGGTAGCTGAATTCATATCAAACTGGGACAAAAATTCATCTAGAATACTCTTGGACCTTAAGGTGGTCactcttttcaacaattcaTTGAATAATTCTAAATCACTTGAAAGGAAAACCAAACTCTTCCGGAAAATGGTTaagttttcttgttcagtGGTACCATGGTCatttaataaatttgaagacGATTCAAaactatataaaaaatCGATCAAAtaattgaagatttttttgttcgtcttttgtaaaatttcattaacTCCCACAATTAAGGCATTCCCAGCATTTAAATTAGGGAGTGTCAGCAAGAAACTTGATTCATCTTTGATAGCGATCACTTTCCTTACTACATCGAAAAAGGTCTTGTCTATAGTACCATTGGTGATTACATCATCCTCTATCTGATTCAAAGTGAATCTATCTCTTATAGATattagtattttttttttcaacttcaactGATCTGCCTTTAAGCGATATTGATTTATTTCCTGAAGTGCCACGTTGTTTTTTGGAACCTTGTCCGTCTCATTACTTAGTAAATTTTCGCTCgttttttgtattttttcgACGGAAGAGGAGAATCGTTTAATTCTTCTGATGATGGGTTTGAATTCCTCGAGTACCGTAATGTGTTCCTTTAGTAGTTGAGATTCCAAATCAGTCCTTAATGCCCTTCTTGCCAAAGTACCCACATAGTCCGGATTCATGAGTTTCTGCTCATCAAGAGACAATCTCTCTTTATTCTCTTCTAAAATCTTTAATGATTTTCTTAGCTGGATTGTGGCCTGGTAATTGATCAATGTATAATtgttcaatatttttgacAGTTTATTCGACAGAACCAGATTTGTGGTATTTTTATTCGAACCATTTGACGTAGATActaattttgataaatcaaGGTTATTTGACTCGTAATTCGTGAAATTTTGAGCCTCTTGCTGCGGTAATTTGTCATTCGGGGAATTTTGTCCTAAATGTTTGTTTGGATTTGAAAgttgtattttttcaatggaaGACATCGCGTAATGTGTCATTCTTTTATGTAGGTCTTTCGAACCAGCGCCATCATTCTCTATTGCCAAATTCGTATGATTATTGGCATGATGTTCTAGATCGGGCAACTTAAACTGTAGACCGACTTTACCGGCGGGCTGCGATTGTGCA is part of the Saccharomyces paradoxus chromosome XIV, complete sequence genome and harbors:
- the COG6 gene encoding Golgi transport complex subunit COG6 (Component of the conserved oligomeric Golgi complex~similar to YNL041C), whose product is MDFVVDYQTYAMADAATSELPEPEPRLNLTSDAQSQPAGKVGLQFKLPDLEHHANNHTNLAIENDGAGSKDLHKRMTHYAMSSIEKIQLSNPNKHLGQNSPNDKLPQQEAQNFTNYESNNLDLSKLVSTSNGSNKNTTNLVLSNKLSKILNNYTLINYQATIQLRKSLKILEENKERLSLDEQKLMNPDYVGTLARRALRTDLESQLLKEHITVLEEFKPIIRRIKRFSSSVEKIQKTSENLLSNETDKVPKNNVALQEINQYRLKADQLKLKKKILISIRDRFTLNQIEDDVITNGTIDKTFFDVVRKVIAIKDESSFLLTLPNLNAGNALIVGVNEILQKTNKKIFNYLIDFLYSFESSSNLLNDHGTTEQENLTIFRKSLVFLSSDLELFNELLKRVTTLRSKSILDEFLSQFDMNSATSKPIILSAHDPIRYIGDVLASVHSIIANEADFVKSLFNFQDEDLKDTPLSILQQNGTFLNGIDNKLLNDIIQSLSNSCRIRIEQIVRFEENPIINFEIVRLLKLYRVMFERKGIQDDSSIINNLQSLEDISKHRIIGYYEDYIKQTVPTETANSSDDLLPPEWLSEYINKLVELFEIYEKTHAAEDEESEDNKLLSYKNLQTIVEQPIKGILMKQLLASFPLAKKNEKVKASLLTIEINCLDLIKSRLQPFEGIFAQDDDSREITNWVYDKLNEFTKQMQTLQIKFLFENTGLDLYNNLVNMIFPVDSVKDELDYDMYLALRDNSLMELDTIRKNVHDKLNDYLPQALTDVQGNLLFKLTSPTIADEICDECFKKLSLFYNIFRKVLVHLHPNKKDQVFEILNFSTDEFDMLVGIDH
- the BOP3 gene encoding Bop3p (similar to YNL042W); translated protein: MSTFNSYSQPKESSDNSHNNVNRSKSLLDIIFGTNVSEWAFSENALMKAMDLKIEQEKTKQQYYKLENLNRSIELFKLASSSGLPINQIHKLFNTDHGAPAPSPMKAGGNQLHNNTESAQPSEHLPRLSGSIKSLKPLNMNTVSPTPMSRQPSPYKFPAPSSTNGLPHSTATNVQRRANSPARIGASAVAALNDNISIKEEDMARRIPSGTTSQESPLNKKPTSLHSRNLSLPIGKFTNPNIPSTMTSILSFNRDQQQPTSQLPPQQQQQQQQQDFHTHNLHTIPRKPGMVQKKHRRARSTSSFGVIDLSIIDEAKEKQLQRSPSPIHSNVPVALTSQDKPIESNMKEQPNMPQSVREGRQVHDDLDDRTCSESSSRNESPVRTITKDNSVGKILNSS